One region of Streptomyces sp. CG4 genomic DNA includes:
- a CDS encoding IclR family transcriptional regulator C-terminal domain-containing protein: MSDASRPPHHSDAPGTPAAATLIGSVQRAMRLLETVAAHSYGAPAKQLARETGLALPTTYHLLRTLVHEGYLRREKGLFFLGDAAERLGSSGAQQKRRSAVADTLAHWRDSIGVPVYYAMYRDGEIDVMCVSDSPETPAVEEWADFRATGHAHAIGQCLLSQLDEDARRDHLARYPVQALTPYTVRDNDALLRRLARVPRMEPVVERQEYALGTVCAAVPITVGTTVATMAMSLPAHQADRLLPAAHRLQTEIGRHLGTLTLSISI, translated from the coding sequence CTGAGCGACGCCTCCAGGCCACCGCACCACTCCGACGCACCCGGCACGCCGGCCGCCGCGACCCTCATCGGATCCGTCCAGCGCGCCATGCGCCTGCTGGAGACCGTTGCCGCACACAGTTACGGCGCCCCCGCCAAACAACTCGCCCGTGAGACCGGCCTCGCCCTCCCGACGACGTACCACCTGCTGCGCACCCTGGTGCACGAGGGCTATCTGCGCCGTGAGAAGGGGCTGTTCTTCCTCGGTGACGCGGCCGAACGGCTGGGCAGCAGCGGCGCACAGCAGAAACGTCGCAGCGCGGTGGCCGACACGCTGGCGCACTGGCGCGATTCCATCGGTGTGCCGGTGTACTACGCGATGTACCGGGACGGCGAGATCGATGTCATGTGCGTCTCCGACTCTCCGGAGACGCCGGCAGTCGAGGAGTGGGCCGACTTCCGCGCGACCGGCCATGCGCACGCCATCGGGCAGTGCCTGCTCTCCCAGCTGGACGAGGACGCCCGCCGCGACCATCTCGCCCGCTATCCCGTGCAGGCCCTCACGCCCTACACGGTGCGTGACAACGATGCCCTGTTGCGGCGGCTGGCCCGGGTGCCGCGTATGGAGCCGGTGGTGGAGCGCCAGGAGTACGCGCTGGGGACCGTCTGCGCGGCGGTCCCGATCACGGTCGGCACCACGGTGGCCACGATGGCCATGTCGCTGCCCGCCCACCAGGCCGATCGGTTGCTGCCCGCGGCCCATCGGCTGCAGACGGAGATCGGGCGCCATCTGGGGACGCTCACGCTCTCTATCAGTATCTGA
- a CDS encoding DUF5326 family protein: MREIFAGLPWWVKWVAVPVIALVVFGGLIATVVGFVIGLLFKALVFVALVGGLIYIVRKFMSNSSSRSDW, translated from the coding sequence ATGCGAGAGATCTTCGCGGGACTTCCGTGGTGGGTGAAGTGGGTCGCGGTGCCGGTCATCGCCCTGGTCGTGTTCGGCGGCCTGATAGCGACGGTGGTCGGATTTGTGATCGGTCTGCTCTTCAAGGCGCTGGTCTTCGTCGCCCTGGTCGGCGGACTCATCTACATCGTGCGCAAGTTCATGTCGAACTCCTCGTCACGCAGCGACTGGTGA
- a CDS encoding phage holin family protein yields MKNFVVKTIANAGALAVAVWLLDKITLTGDSTAKKAGTLIVVALIFGLVNWLVKPIVKVLTFPLFILTLGLITLVVNALMLLLTSWVCGKLDLSFHVQGFWTAVVGGLIVSVVSWALHVVLPDED; encoded by the coding sequence ATGAAGAATTTCGTAGTCAAGACGATCGCCAACGCGGGCGCCCTCGCCGTCGCCGTATGGCTGCTCGACAAGATCACTCTTACCGGTGACAGCACGGCCAAGAAGGCCGGCACGCTGATTGTCGTCGCGCTGATCTTCGGCCTGGTGAACTGGCTGGTCAAGCCGATCGTGAAGGTGCTCACCTTCCCCTTGTTCATCCTGACCCTGGGTCTGATCACCCTGGTCGTGAACGCGCTGATGCTGCTGCTGACCTCCTGGGTGTGCGGCAAGCTCGACCTGAGCTTCCATGTGCAGGGCTTCTGGACGGCCGTCGTCGGCGGTCTGATCGTCTCCGTCGTCTCCTGGGCGCTGCACGTCGTCCTGCCCGACGAGGACTGA
- a CDS encoding cupin domain-containing protein yields MKAFRLDELEAERAANEGAYLQFLRERNMSVGLYALNAGEHDPQKPHNQDEVYFVVSGRASITVGLETTEVARGSVVYVPAGVAHRFHHISEDLRVLVVFSPPEA; encoded by the coding sequence ATGAAGGCATTCCGGCTGGACGAACTGGAGGCGGAGCGCGCCGCCAACGAGGGGGCTTACCTTCAGTTCCTGCGGGAGCGGAACATGTCCGTCGGCCTGTACGCGCTCAACGCGGGCGAGCACGACCCGCAGAAGCCGCACAACCAGGACGAGGTGTACTTCGTCGTGAGCGGCCGGGCGTCGATCACGGTCGGGCTGGAGACGACCGAGGTGGCGCGGGGCAGCGTCGTGTACGTGCCGGCCGGAGTCGCCCACAGGTTCCACCACATCAGCGAGGATCTGAGGGTTCTCGTCGTCTTCTCTCCGCCCGAGGCGTGA
- a CDS encoding NUDIX hydrolase, protein MTVRPVVKRTARAVLLDGDDLILIKRTKPGVDPYWVTPGGGVEPTDPTVVDALHREVSEELGAKITDVVPCFVDTVEHIGEDGGATGVKVQHFFVCRLESMDPALRHGPEVDEPAGEYEIVRIPFTRVGIASVHLVPLSLRHYLDGNIEGVRAMHAPDLG, encoded by the coding sequence ATGACCGTCCGACCCGTGGTCAAGCGCACCGCCCGTGCCGTTCTTCTGGACGGTGACGACCTGATCCTGATCAAGCGCACCAAGCCTGGCGTCGATCCCTACTGGGTCACTCCCGGTGGCGGCGTCGAGCCCACGGACCCAACCGTCGTGGACGCACTGCACCGGGAGGTGTCCGAGGAGCTCGGCGCCAAGATCACCGATGTGGTGCCGTGCTTCGTGGACACCGTCGAGCACATCGGCGAGGACGGTGGTGCGACCGGCGTGAAGGTGCAGCACTTCTTCGTCTGCCGGCTGGAGTCCATGGACCCGGCCCTGCGGCACGGCCCCGAAGTGGACGAGCCGGCCGGTGAGTACGAAATTGTCCGCATCCCCTTCACCCGCGTCGGCATCGCCTCCGTCCATCTTGTCCCGCTGTCACTGCGCCACTATCTGGACGGCAACATCGAGGGAGTACGCGCCATGCACGCTCCCGACCTGGGTTAG
- a CDS encoding cystathionine gamma-lyase, translated as MSDTGQNEGRTGDGTSAVRAGLPEPVKHEPTLPGPVFAAHFHLPGEVTGSYVYGRDGNPTWTLLERAIGGLEAPGQDDVETLVFASGMAAMSSVLFSQLRAGDAVVLPSDGYQVLPLVRAQLEAYGIEVRTAPTGGDGQLDVLDGARLLWIESPSNPGLDVCDIRRLVAAAHAQGALVAVDNTLATPLGQRPLELGADFSVASGTKQLTGHGDLLLGYVAGRDAETMAAVRRWRKIVGAISGPMEAWLAHRSIATLQLRVDRQNATALAVAEALKHRPEVSDLRYPGLPGDPSHKIAAQQMRRFGCVVSFTLPTRTRAERFLQALRLVEDATSFGGVRSTAERRRRWGGDAVPEGFIRMSVGAEDPEDLIADVLRALDESAE; from the coding sequence ATGAGCGACACCGGCCAGAACGAGGGTCGTACCGGCGACGGCACGAGCGCGGTACGCGCGGGACTGCCCGAGCCGGTCAAGCACGAGCCGACCCTGCCCGGGCCGGTGTTCGCGGCGCACTTTCACCTGCCTGGCGAGGTGACGGGCTCGTATGTGTACGGCCGGGACGGCAACCCGACCTGGACGTTGCTGGAGCGGGCCATCGGCGGGCTGGAGGCGCCCGGGCAGGACGACGTGGAAACGCTGGTCTTCGCTTCCGGTATGGCGGCGATGTCGTCGGTGCTGTTCTCCCAGCTCCGTGCCGGGGACGCGGTCGTGCTGCCCTCCGACGGCTATCAGGTGCTGCCGCTGGTGCGCGCCCAGCTGGAGGCGTACGGCATCGAGGTGCGCACCGCACCCACCGGCGGCGACGGTCAGCTCGACGTCCTCGACGGCGCCCGGCTGCTGTGGATCGAGTCCCCGTCGAACCCGGGGCTGGATGTCTGCGACATCCGGCGGCTGGTGGCGGCAGCCCATGCGCAGGGCGCCCTGGTCGCCGTCGACAACACCCTCGCCACCCCGCTCGGGCAGCGTCCGCTGGAGCTGGGTGCCGACTTCTCCGTGGCCAGCGGCACCAAGCAGCTCACCGGCCACGGCGATCTGCTGCTGGGCTACGTCGCCGGCCGCGACGCCGAGACGATGGCCGCCGTACGACGCTGGCGCAAGATCGTCGGGGCGATCTCCGGGCCCATGGAGGCCTGGCTCGCGCACCGGTCCATCGCCACGCTCCAGCTGCGCGTCGACCGGCAGAACGCCACCGCCCTCGCGGTCGCAGAGGCCCTGAAGCACCGGCCAGAGGTGTCCGACCTGCGCTATCCCGGACTGCCCGGCGACCCCTCGCACAAGATCGCCGCGCAGCAGATGCGCCGCTTCGGCTGCGTGGTCTCCTTCACGCTGCCCACACGCACGCGTGCGGAGCGTTTTCTCCAGGCTCTGCGTCTGGTGGAGGACGCGACGAGCTTCGGAGGGGTGCGCTCCACGGCCGAGCGCCGCCGCCGCTGGGGCGGGGACGCGGTCCCGGAGGGCTTCATCCGGATGTCCGTGGGTGCCGAGGATCCCGAGGACCTGATCGCCGATGTGCTGCGCGCCCTGGACGAGTCCGCCGAGTGA
- a CDS encoding YibE/F family protein: protein MEQYPYQPPERHRPGVSGQGGGYSQGAPTADDIYGHDVRRSGAGQSYEHPHVPSGAGHRQGSRFGGGDGQDPEQESGGDNASGHGHGHGHSHSHGPAAPVSKHLRKVIAAILVPFTAAVVVGLVVLWPGGAPPHKRTGVGFDRETQQATVTKVVEVSCQSANASGDTPTGDTSTAEGNSAQQEAKGTCKKATVRIDTGKDTGRTFTEIVQPDQPRQLHQGEKVVVAYEPSAPKDLQYSVADVNRKFPMTLLAGIFAIAVVVVGRLRGVMALVALAVSFLVLTLFILPAILQGSNPLLVAVVGASAIMLIALYMCHGLSARTSVAVLGTLISLSLIGVLGSLFIGWAALTGNTDDNTGLIHGLYPSIDMSGLLLAGVIIGSLGVLDDVTVTQTSAVWELHEANPSMGWRGLYRAGIRIGRDHIASVVNTLVLAYAGAALPLLLLFSIAQSGVGTVANSELVAEEIVRTLVGSIGLVASVPVTTALAALVVAADRPSPDSPAAAAAAAAAQSVPARGGRGRRRKR, encoded by the coding sequence ATGGAGCAGTACCCGTATCAACCACCCGAGCGGCACCGGCCAGGCGTCTCGGGACAGGGGGGCGGCTACAGCCAAGGCGCCCCTACGGCCGACGACATATACGGCCACGACGTCCGGAGGAGCGGCGCCGGGCAGAGTTATGAGCACCCCCATGTCCCCTCGGGAGCCGGTCACCGGCAGGGGTCCCGCTTCGGCGGAGGCGACGGGCAAGACCCCGAGCAGGAATCAGGCGGGGACAACGCCAGCGGTCACGGTCATGGGCACGGGCACAGTCATAGCCACGGTCCCGCCGCCCCCGTCTCCAAGCATCTGCGGAAGGTCATCGCCGCGATCCTGGTCCCGTTCACCGCGGCGGTCGTCGTCGGCCTGGTGGTGCTCTGGCCCGGGGGAGCTCCGCCGCACAAGCGCACCGGCGTCGGCTTCGACCGGGAGACGCAGCAGGCCACGGTCACCAAGGTCGTCGAGGTGAGCTGCCAGTCGGCCAACGCCTCCGGCGACACCCCGACAGGCGACACCTCCACCGCCGAGGGCAACTCGGCGCAACAGGAGGCGAAGGGAACCTGCAAGAAGGCGACCGTGCGGATCGACACCGGCAAGGACACGGGCCGTACGTTCACCGAGATCGTGCAACCGGACCAGCCCCGGCAGCTGCACCAGGGCGAGAAGGTGGTGGTCGCCTACGAGCCCTCGGCGCCGAAGGATCTGCAGTACTCGGTGGCCGATGTGAACCGGAAGTTCCCCATGACGCTGCTCGCGGGGATCTTCGCGATCGCCGTCGTGGTAGTCGGCAGGCTGCGCGGTGTCATGGCGCTCGTCGCACTGGCCGTGAGCTTCCTGGTGCTGACCCTGTTCATCCTGCCCGCGATCCTGCAGGGTTCGAACCCGCTGCTCGTGGCCGTGGTCGGGGCGAGCGCCATCATGCTGATCGCCCTCTACATGTGCCACGGACTGTCGGCCCGGACCTCGGTGGCGGTGCTCGGCACGCTGATCTCCCTGTCGCTGATCGGCGTGCTCGGTTCCCTGTTCATCGGCTGGGCCGCCCTGACCGGGAACACGGACGACAACACCGGCCTGATCCACGGCCTGTATCCGTCGATCGACATGAGCGGTCTGCTGCTGGCCGGCGTCATCATCGGCTCGCTCGGCGTCCTGGACGATGTGACCGTGACGCAGACATCGGCCGTCTGGGAGCTGCACGAGGCCAATCCGTCGATGGGCTGGCGCGGGCTGTACCGGGCGGGCATCCGGATCGGCCGCGACCACATCGCCTCCGTGGTCAACACCCTCGTCCTCGCCTACGCCGGTGCCGCGCTGCCGTTGCTGCTGCTGTTCTCGATCGCGCAGAGCGGCGTCGGGACCGTGGCCAACAGCGAACTGGTGGCCGAGGAGATCGTGCGCACGTTGGTGGGCTCGATCGGTCTGGTCGCCTCGGTTCCGGTCACCACCGCTCTCGCCGCCCTGGTGGTCGCGGCCGACCGCCCGAGCCCGGACAGCCCGGCAGCGGCAGCGGCAGCGGCAGCGGCACAGTCCGTCCCGGCACGCGGTGGGCGGGGGCGACGCCGGAAGCGGTGA
- a CDS encoding SsgA family sporulation/cell division regulator: MRESVQAEVMMSFLVSEELSFRIPVELCYETSDPYAVRLTFHLPGDAPVTWAFGRELLIDGVGRPCGEGDVHIAPADSEMLGEVLIRLQVGCDQALFRSSVPPLVAFLDRTDKLVPLGQEGALADFDAHLEEALDRILAEEQSAG, translated from the coding sequence ATGCGCGAGTCCGTACAGGCAGAGGTCATGATGAGCTTTCTCGTGTCGGAGGAGCTCTCCTTCCGCATCCCGGTGGAGTTGTGCTACGAGACCAGTGATCCCTATGCCGTGCGGCTCACCTTCCATTTGCCCGGTGATGCCCCGGTCACCTGGGCGTTCGGACGCGAGCTGCTGATCGACGGCGTCGGCCGGCCGTGCGGGGAGGGGGATGTGCACATCGCTCCCGCCGATTCCGAGATGCTGGGTGAGGTGCTGATCAGGCTTCAGGTCGGCTGCGACCAGGCCCTGTTCCGTTCCTCCGTACCGCCGCTCGTGGCCTTCCTGGACCGTACGGACAAGCTCGTGCCGCTCGGACAGGAGGGCGCGCTGGCGGACTTCGACGCCCATCTGGAAGAGGCCCTGGACCGCATCCTGGCCGAGGAGCAGAGCGCCGGGTGA
- a CDS encoding low molecular weight protein-tyrosine-phosphatase, with protein MTYRVCFVCTGNICRSPMAESVFRARVTEAGLEDRVEVGSAGTGGWHEGEPADPRTVSVLEEHGYDSAHIARQFEPSWFSRLDLVIALDTGHLKALRRLAPTEEDARKVRLLRSFDPAASDDLDVPDPYYGRRDGFEECLEMVESASAGLLAGLREQLGGQAA; from the coding sequence ATGACCTACCGCGTCTGCTTCGTGTGCACTGGAAACATCTGCCGCTCCCCGATGGCCGAATCCGTCTTCCGCGCGCGGGTGACAGAGGCCGGGCTCGAGGACCGGGTGGAGGTCGGCAGCGCCGGCACCGGCGGCTGGCACGAGGGCGAGCCCGCCGACCCACGGACCGTCTCGGTCCTCGAAGAACACGGCTACGACAGCGCTCACATAGCGCGCCAGTTCGAGCCGTCGTGGTTCTCCCGGCTCGATCTCGTGATCGCCCTCGACACCGGTCACCTCAAAGCCCTGCGTCGTCTCGCACCGACCGAGGAGGACGCGCGCAAGGTCCGCCTGCTGCGCTCCTTCGACCCCGCCGCCTCGGACGACCTCGACGTGCCGGATCCGTACTACGGACGCCGGGACGGCTTCGAGGAGTGTCTCGAGATGGTGGAGTCGGCGAGCGCCGGCCTGCTGGCCGGCTTGCGCGAGCAGCTGGGAGGACAGGCCGCATGA
- a CDS encoding HAD-IB family phosphatase, translated as MARLHLFDLDGTLLHGSTAPVEISRQLGREAETVALDRAIAEGRIGPPEYAAQVYELWADLTEAHVSAAFEAAPWLARIREVWAEIRSAGEYCAVVSLSPSFFVERLLGWGAHAAHGSRFPAVPFTEPVDPSGVLSAAAKVTVADRLCEEFGVVRAECVAYGDSSSDKDLFAAVPVSVAVNADAHLAEFATHSYTGRDLWDAYELVRSAR; from the coding sequence ATGGCGAGACTTCATCTCTTCGATCTCGACGGCACGTTGCTGCATGGCAGTACGGCACCGGTGGAGATCTCCCGGCAGTTGGGACGGGAAGCGGAGACCGTGGCACTGGACCGGGCCATCGCGGAGGGACGGATCGGCCCGCCGGAGTACGCGGCGCAGGTGTACGAACTGTGGGCCGATCTGACCGAGGCGCATGTCAGCGCCGCATTCGAGGCGGCTCCCTGGCTGGCCCGCATCCGTGAGGTCTGGGCAGAGATCAGAAGCGCGGGCGAATACTGCGCGGTGGTGTCTCTCTCACCGTCCTTCTTCGTGGAACGCCTTCTCGGTTGGGGTGCGCACGCGGCGCACGGATCCCGCTTTCCGGCCGTGCCGTTCACCGAGCCCGTCGATCCGTCCGGGGTGCTCAGTGCCGCGGCCAAGGTGACTGTCGCGGACCGGCTCTGCGAGGAGTTCGGCGTGGTGCGGGCGGAGTGTGTGGCCTACGGCGACTCATCGTCGGACAAGGACCTGTTCGCTGCCGTACCGGTTTCCGTCGCGGTCAACGCGGATGCCCATCTGGCCGAGTTCGCGACGCACTCCTACACGGGGCGGGATCTGTGGGATGCCTATGAATTGGTTCGCTCTGCCCGCTAG
- a CDS encoding globin domain-containing protein: MDTPTTTSGENGMSGGGGWFTPRKTPPASPPHPDEERHASPHPAATHAGQAVTAPVPHPADALARHPMATPAPHPADEPAPQPTASPAASQRVPEQRAASDAEEGSPDAILIRRTMTEIASVADKVTSYFYALLFVRRPDLRVLFPPAMDTQRDRLLKALLTAAEHMDNTEILVDYLQNLGRGHRKYGTRAEDYPAVGECLISALSKYAAAVWNPETEAAWIRAYTTISQVMIDAAAVDELRSPAWWYAEVVSHDLRTPDVAILTVRPDQPYPFLAGQYTSVETPWWPRVWRHYSFASAPRSDGLLTFHVKAVPAGWVSNALVHRARPGDVIRLGPPTGSMTVDHTTDSGLLCLGGGTGIAPIKALVEDVAERGARRPVEVFYGARTDHDLYEIDTMLRLQQSYSWLSVRAIIDQQARLQLPEALRDYGPWNEYDAFLSGPPGMIRSSVDMLRGFGIPSSRIRHDAVEELLVVGD, from the coding sequence ATGGACACTCCGACCACCACGTCGGGGGAAAACGGCATGTCGGGCGGGGGCGGTTGGTTCACGCCACGCAAGACACCACCGGCTTCGCCCCCGCACCCTGACGAGGAGAGACACGCAAGCCCGCACCCGGCGGCGACACACGCCGGGCAGGCGGTGACCGCACCTGTTCCGCACCCGGCGGACGCACTTGCCCGGCACCCGATGGCCACACCCGCTCCGCACCCCGCGGACGAACCCGCCCCGCAGCCGACGGCTTCACCGGCGGCCTCACAGCGTGTGCCGGAGCAGCGAGCGGCGTCGGACGCCGAGGAGGGGTCTCCGGACGCGATCCTCATACGCCGCACGATGACCGAGATAGCCTCGGTCGCCGACAAGGTCACGTCCTACTTCTACGCGCTGCTCTTCGTCCGCCGTCCCGATCTGCGCGTGCTGTTCCCGCCCGCGATGGACACCCAGCGGGACCGCCTGCTGAAGGCGCTGCTCACCGCGGCCGAGCACATGGACAACACCGAGATCCTCGTCGACTACCTGCAGAACCTCGGCCGGGGACACCGGAAGTACGGGACGCGTGCTGAGGACTATCCGGCCGTCGGGGAGTGCTTGATCAGCGCGTTGAGCAAGTACGCCGCCGCCGTGTGGAACCCGGAGACCGAAGCGGCCTGGATCCGGGCCTACACGACGATCTCTCAGGTCATGATTGACGCTGCGGCTGTGGACGAACTGCGGTCCCCGGCCTGGTGGTACGCCGAGGTCGTCTCCCACGACCTCAGAACCCCCGACGTAGCGATCCTCACCGTCCGCCCGGACCAGCCCTATCCCTTCCTCGCCGGCCAGTACACGAGCGTGGAGACACCGTGGTGGCCACGGGTGTGGCGGCACTATTCCTTCGCCTCCGCACCCCGCTCGGACGGCCTGCTCACTTTCCATGTGAAGGCCGTGCCGGCCGGCTGGGTCTCCAACGCGCTGGTGCACCGTGCCCGGCCCGGAGACGTCATCCGCCTCGGCCCGCCGACCGGTTCCATGACCGTCGACCACACGACCGACAGCGGATTGCTCTGCCTGGGCGGCGGCACCGGCATAGCGCCCATCAAGGCCCTGGTCGAGGATGTCGCCGAGCGCGGAGCACGCCGACCTGTCGAGGTGTTCTACGGCGCCCGCACCGACCACGACCTCTACGAGATCGACACCATGCTCCGGCTCCAGCAGAGCTACTCCTGGCTGTCGGTCCGGGCGATCATCGACCAGCAGGCGCGTCTCCAGCTTCCCGAAGCCCTGCGCGACTACGGCCCGTGGAACGAGTACGACGCCTTTCTCTCCGGTCCGCCCGGGATGATCCGCAGCAGCGTCGACATGCTCCGGGGCTTCGGCATCCCGTCGAGCCGTATACGGCATGACGCGGTGGAGGAACTGCTCGTCGTCGGGGACTGA
- a CDS encoding LysR family transcriptional regulator has translation MDLALLRTFVTVHRAGSFTRAAALLGLSQPAVTSQIRTLERQLGKPLFLRQARGVTPTTIGDELAHKAAPHLDALVEIAESGLDDESSLKTLHLAGPPEFTAERALPALTELTGDDGQGFALRASFGTAEEALEGLASGHHDLAISTARPRGALLTATPLCDEEHVLIAAPRWVERIDAEALRLKGAPALEDLPVVEVHESLPFVSRYWASVFDSRPAASGTVIVPDLRAVLACAIAGAGLAVLPRYLCAAALDDGAVAPLNDPVVPPLRTYFLVVRTGTLAMPHIARAHEWLQRAAAAWC, from the coding sequence ATGGACCTGGCCTTGCTGCGCACCTTCGTCACTGTGCACCGGGCTGGTTCCTTCACCCGCGCCGCCGCTCTGCTCGGCCTCTCCCAGCCCGCCGTCACCTCGCAGATCCGCACCCTGGAACGACAGCTGGGCAAGCCTCTCTTCCTCCGTCAGGCGCGCGGAGTGACCCCGACGACCATCGGCGACGAACTCGCACACAAGGCAGCACCCCATCTCGACGCTCTGGTGGAGATAGCCGAGAGCGGCCTGGACGACGAGTCCTCGCTGAAAACCCTGCACCTCGCCGGCCCGCCCGAGTTCACCGCCGAACGCGCCCTGCCCGCTCTGACGGAGCTGACCGGTGACGACGGCCAGGGCTTCGCGCTGCGCGCCTCCTTCGGCACGGCGGAGGAAGCGCTGGAAGGACTGGCCTCCGGACACCATGATCTGGCCATCAGCACGGCCCGGCCGCGCGGTGCTCTGCTCACCGCGACTCCGCTGTGCGACGAGGAACATGTGCTGATCGCCGCCCCTCGTTGGGTGGAGCGGATCGATGCGGAGGCGCTGCGCCTGAAGGGGGCGCCGGCGCTGGAGGATCTGCCCGTCGTCGAGGTGCACGAATCGCTGCCCTTCGTCTCGCGCTACTGGGCCTCCGTCTTCGACTCCCGCCCGGCCGCCTCGGGCACGGTCATCGTGCCGGACCTACGAGCGGTCCTCGCCTGTGCGATCGCGGGTGCCGGACTCGCGGTGCTGCCCCGATATCTGTGCGCCGCGGCCCTCGACGACGGTGCGGTCGCACCCCTCAACGACCCGGTGGTGCCGCCACTGCGCACCTACTTCCTGGTGGTGCGCACCGGCACCCTCGCCATGCCGCATATAGCGCGGGCCCATGAGTGGCTTCAGCGGGCCGCTGCGGCCTGGTGCTGA